The following are encoded together in the Kwoniella europaea PYCC6329 chromosome 1, complete sequence genome:
- a CDS encoding phosphomevalonate kinase codes for MATSKTTTVSSPGKVLLAGGYLVLDREYSGLVVATSSRFYSTVTSLPKSTAQDKVILSVRAGQFPKESSTWTYSVNIQNDRLVINQINENELGKNKFIFIALFQILSLACEKIATESSLKGLDAAHELLRRITDDGNSDGLDIVVLADNDFYSQREQLSALSLPTQIHSLSSLQPFTPLPRPIPQTNKTGLGSSAALVTSLVASLLSHLNIVTLPSSYPQSNSNHDLQLVHSLAQFAHCLAQGKVGSGFDVSSAVFGTHIYTRFSPSVLSPLMDRPLGSITLSSPTLLPALEPSQWDQRTTAFRLPKGLRLILADVDAGTDTPSFVGKVLTWRKENPEIAKKLWDDLDIANRQIERLLTELVAREGQVDYDETVGWMGERHIEDVSLYSFSDYSKRFLVPICDYQVRVGRIRVDMSVLEQHKENPTAVLLYEIRLTLFIIRDFQRRMSELSGVPIEPPEQTRLLDACSELEGVIGGGVPGAGGYDALFLLIVDTPSVVSRVDDLWSGWKEMSVCPLLAKQSDGGLKVEELDAVKGLKEALSR; via the exons ATGGCGACATCCAAGACGACGACAGTATCATCACCAGGCAAGGTACTCCTGGCAGGTGGGTACCTCGTATTGGACAGGGAGTACTCGGGATTGGTAGTGGCAACCTCGTCACGCTTCTATTCGACCGTAACCTCACTCCCTAAATCAACAGCTCAAGACAAAGTCATCCTCTCGGTCAGAGCTGGACAGTTCCCCAAGGAGTCGTCGACGTGGACATATTCGGTCAACATCCAGAACGATAGACTGGTGATCAACCAAATCAATGAAAATGAACTCGGTAAAAACAAATTCATATTCATCGCACTGTTCCAAATTCTCTCTTTAGCTTGCGAGAAGATAGCAACCGAGTCCAGTCTTAAAGGATTAGATGCTGCGCATGAGCTGCTTAGGCGGATCACGGATGATGGGAATTCGGATGGTTTGGATATTGTAGTACTGGCCGACAATGATTTCTACTCTCAACGggaacag CTCTCAGCACTTTCGTTACCAACACAGATACATTCTTTATCATCACTGCAACCGTTCACCCCTTTGCCTAGACCTATACCGCAGACCAATAAAACAGGTTTAGGATCATCTGCTGCACTCGTGACATCCCTCGTCGCATCTCTTCTATCACACCTCAACATAGTCACACTACCGTCTTCATATCCtcaatccaattccaatcatGATCTCCAGCTCGTCCACTCTCTAGCTCAATTCGCACATTGTTTGGCGCAAGGAAAGGTAGGATCTGGATTTGATGTATCATCGGCTGTATTTGGAactcatatatatacacgaTTCTCTCCTTCGGTCCTCTCGCCGTTGATGGATAGACCACTAGGCTCGATAACGTTATCATCGCCTACACTTCTACCTGCGTTGGAGCCTTCCCAATGGGATCAGAGAACCACTGCGTTCAGATTACCAAAGGGTTTAAGGTTAATACTGGCGGATGTGGACGCTGGTACAGATACCCCATCTTTCGTTGGCAAGGTGTTGACATGGCGTAAAGAGAATCCAGAAATAGCGAAGAAGTTGTgggatgatttggatataGCAAATAGGCAGATAGAAAGATTGTTGACGGAGCTCGTTGCTAGAGAAGGCCAAGTGGATTACGATGAGACTGTTGGCTGGATGGGAGAGAGGCATATCGAAGATGTGAGTCTGTACTCCTTCTCTGATTACTCAAAGAGGTTTCTGGTTCCCATATGTGACTATCAGGTCAGGGTTGGTAGAATAAGAGTTGATATGTCTGTTTTGGAACAGCACAAGGAGAACCCTACAGCGGTTTTGTTATATGAAATTAGGTTGACTCTCTTC ATTATCAGAGATTTCCAGCGTAGAATGTCGGAGCTTTCTGGTGTGCCCATCGAGCCACCTGAACAAACTAGATTATTAGATGCTTGCTCAGAATTGGAAGGTGTCATCGGAGGCGGTGTGCCAGGTG CCGGTGGTTATGATGCTCTCTTCCTTCTAATCGTCGACACACCCTCGGTCGTCTCGCGCGTTGATGACCTCTGGTCGGggtggaaggagatgagcGTATGTCCCTTGTTGGCCAAGCAGAGTGATGGGGGTCTCAAGGTGGAAGAGTTGGATGCTGTGAAAGGTCTGAAAGAGGCTTTGAGTCGATGA